The following are encoded together in the Paludisphaera mucosa genome:
- a CDS encoding exopolysaccharide transport family protein, whose protein sequence is MDDIAPYRGASAPIAPSSRGAAPPSPYRPTPHGPAAAAPFGPDLAAVKTTGHYVGALRRRFWLALIVAVPMGTLTSIYALRQPKLYQAIAQIRIVQPHNDAALSALVARDVTQSDASTQASYAADMITDLQGRMLADRVVAGTRLGPELAQLDDPAMELIVNNISVKPVNKSNTYYVYLTGRDPALTKRLLEAELDELVKYAQVDQQKHVDDTVEHARKALNELRRESAAMEKSMLDQITTLGTIGPGGRNILDEQYTHISQSIAQQQARVAELQQKMMFAPLFPKDDMVSPAEARKMQQLDRLQDVKDQLVDRLTVLKRKTRHFNSDPAVQTISNQLNDVLDEIDELGASYTKSNGKMAADPTEMIHDSLQREVDAADGRRQELLVRLQKAMPDHQKFLTLMDERGALRKRIAEMEHDLASFELLAKSQGQPVTIKGRIEEPTTPKSSRTVTMALGLVFSLGLGLGLVFLLEYLDHSVRVPEHVSHGLGLPLLGIVPRIPRTALTHRGGHLWTSAVPDSAAADAFRNIRAGLLGAADRLGPIVSLLVTSAKAGDGKSTAALNLAAACARAGERTLLLDVDLRRPTLAGVFPAEDDEEGGPGLGLVDVLKGSVPWQATLRRTDLHNLDFIPTGDTREVPIEILGTLELRQLLAAVTHHYDRVILDGPAILGMADCRVLGRMVDAAMLVVRAGAHQTMTLQRAKAVLEQSHVEIAGVIVNGLSEGVQNWSSYGYGPTPMTPPPRRDRALAASSTSPAREDALAGAPADA, encoded by the coding sequence ATGGACGACATCGCGCCCTATCGCGGAGCATCCGCACCGATCGCCCCGTCCTCGCGCGGGGCGGCCCCCCCGAGCCCCTACCGGCCGACGCCCCACGGCCCGGCCGCGGCCGCCCCGTTCGGGCCCGACCTGGCCGCCGTCAAGACCACGGGCCACTACGTCGGCGCGCTGCGGCGGCGGTTCTGGCTGGCCCTGATCGTCGCCGTGCCGATGGGCACGCTGACCTCGATCTACGCCCTCCGCCAGCCCAAGCTCTACCAGGCCATCGCCCAGATCCGCATCGTCCAGCCGCACAACGACGCGGCGCTCTCGGCGCTGGTCGCGCGGGACGTCACCCAGTCCGACGCCTCGACCCAGGCCTCCTACGCGGCGGACATGATCACCGACCTCCAGGGCCGGATGCTGGCCGACCGCGTCGTCGCCGGCACCCGCCTCGGCCCCGAGCTGGCGCAGCTCGACGACCCGGCGATGGAGCTGATCGTCAACAACATCAGCGTCAAGCCGGTCAACAAGTCGAACACTTATTACGTCTACCTGACCGGCCGCGACCCGGCCCTGACCAAGCGGCTGCTCGAGGCCGAGCTGGACGAGCTGGTCAAGTACGCCCAGGTCGACCAGCAGAAGCACGTCGACGACACCGTCGAGCACGCCCGCAAGGCCCTGAACGAACTTCGTCGCGAGTCGGCCGCGATGGAGAAGTCGATGCTCGACCAGATCACGACCCTGGGGACGATCGGCCCCGGCGGGCGGAACATCCTGGACGAGCAGTACACCCACATCAGCCAGTCGATCGCCCAGCAGCAGGCGCGGGTCGCCGAGCTTCAGCAGAAGATGATGTTCGCGCCGCTCTTCCCCAAGGACGACATGGTCTCGCCCGCCGAGGCCAGGAAGATGCAGCAGCTCGACCGGCTGCAGGACGTCAAGGATCAGCTCGTCGACCGCCTGACCGTGCTCAAGCGGAAGACCCGCCACTTCAACTCGGACCCGGCCGTCCAGACGATCTCCAACCAGCTCAACGACGTGCTCGACGAGATCGACGAGCTGGGCGCGTCCTACACGAAGTCGAACGGGAAGATGGCCGCCGACCCGACCGAGATGATCCACGACTCGCTCCAGCGCGAGGTCGACGCGGCCGACGGCCGCCGCCAGGAACTGCTCGTCCGGCTGCAGAAGGCGATGCCCGACCATCAGAAGTTCCTCACCCTGATGGACGAACGCGGCGCGCTGCGGAAGCGGATCGCCGAGATGGAGCACGACCTCGCCTCGTTCGAGCTGCTGGCGAAGTCGCAGGGCCAGCCGGTGACGATCAAGGGGCGGATCGAGGAGCCGACCACTCCGAAGTCGAGCCGGACGGTCACGATGGCCCTGGGGCTCGTCTTCAGCCTGGGCCTGGGCCTGGGCCTGGTGTTCCTGCTGGAGTACCTCGACCACTCGGTCCGCGTGCCGGAGCACGTCAGCCACGGCCTGGGCCTGCCGCTGCTGGGGATCGTCCCCCGGATCCCGCGCACCGCCCTGACGCACCGGGGCGGCCACCTGTGGACCTCGGCCGTCCCCGACTCGGCCGCGGCCGACGCCTTCCGCAACATCCGCGCCGGCCTGCTGGGCGCGGCCGACCGCCTGGGCCCGATCGTCAGCCTGCTGGTCACCAGCGCCAAGGCGGGCGACGGCAAGTCGACCGCGGCCCTGAACCTGGCCGCGGCCTGCGCCCGGGCCGGCGAGCGGACCCTGCTGCTGGACGTCGACCTCCGCCGGCCGACGCTCGCCGGCGTCTTCCCGGCCGAGGACGACGAGGAAGGCGGCCCGGGGCTGGGCCTGGTCGACGTCCTCAAGGGGTCGGTCCCCTGGCAGGCGACGCTCCGCCGCACCGACCTGCACAACCTGGACTTCATCCCCACCGGCGACACCCGCGAGGTGCCGATCGAGATCCTCGGCACGCTCGAGCTGCGGCAGCTCCTGGCGGCGGTCACGCACCATTACGACCGGGTGATCCTCGACGGGCCGGCGATCCTGGGCATGGCCGACTGCCGCGTGCTGGGCCGGATGGTCGACGCCGCGATGCTGGTCGTCCGGGCCGGGGCGCACCAGACGATGACGCTCCAGCGGGCGAAGGCCGTGCTCGAGCAGTCGCACGTCGAGATCGCCGGCGTGATCGTCAACGGCCTGAGCGAAGGGGTGCAGAACTGGTCGAGCTACGGCTACGGCCCGACGCCGATGACGCCGCCGCCCCGCCGCGATCGCGCCCTGGCCGCCTCCTCGACGAGCCCCGCCCGCGAGGACGCCCTGGCGGGCGCCCCGGCCGACGCCTGA
- a CDS encoding O-antigen ligase family protein encodes MNSLRMRFLSTFDRSFGWMVAVLVLAAILGFGGTAWWSRPALVAAATALTLMLLVRNLVEGRVTILKSPLGLLGLAALALGVLQVLPLPAGLAGRLSPTARAVYARGALPDLARADDPGATLAEAATIRSPASLDRAATVRRLALAAACLGVFWCASHAVDRLQRLYLIWGAVIAGFLLNTTFALVQISTRTDGLYGYCIPGAGAPWWAPDSNDLLDAPAVAALRELPAATAPGSAPSAQLEVVRPFTFGSLPGGVGGFLALGALALPLILALVIHLCSPRGSRESWADRMAGTGRGSLAILLTLLSIPGAFLVGMAAGPWFCVPAALGLAMVGLPALFTPGARVVGLGLSSTLLVALASGVAAQARWDDMTGARPPLEAPDWRGSREVWRDASHIFREFPVVGVGLGAFGAVQPYFKDRDLASNTAMSSLLQWSTEAGLVGLAILGVGALWCLARIPGSLKRLGSMDRFLAHGLIGAALALSLLAAVHWTVELTAVAVSASALGGTWNRWLAGGTDLFVERG; translated from the coding sequence GTGAACAGCCTTCGCATGCGATTCCTGTCGACGTTCGACCGCTCCTTCGGCTGGATGGTCGCGGTCCTGGTCCTGGCCGCGATCCTCGGCTTCGGCGGCACGGCCTGGTGGTCGCGCCCGGCCCTGGTCGCCGCCGCGACGGCCTTGACCCTCATGCTGCTGGTCCGGAACCTGGTCGAGGGCCGCGTCACGATCCTCAAGAGCCCGCTCGGGCTGCTGGGGCTCGCGGCGCTGGCGCTGGGCGTGCTCCAGGTCCTGCCGCTGCCGGCGGGGCTGGCCGGGCGGCTCTCGCCGACCGCCCGCGCGGTCTACGCCCGGGGGGCGCTCCCCGACCTGGCCCGGGCCGACGACCCCGGCGCGACGCTCGCCGAGGCGGCGACGATCCGCTCTCCCGCCAGCCTGGACCGCGCGGCGACCGTCCGGCGGCTGGCCCTGGCGGCGGCCTGCCTGGGGGTCTTCTGGTGCGCCTCGCACGCCGTCGACCGGCTCCAGCGGCTCTACCTGATCTGGGGGGCCGTGATCGCCGGCTTCCTGCTGAACACGACGTTCGCCCTGGTGCAGATCAGCACCCGCACCGACGGCCTCTACGGCTACTGCATCCCCGGCGCGGGCGCGCCCTGGTGGGCCCCGGACTCGAACGACCTGCTCGACGCCCCGGCCGTCGCGGCGCTCCGCGAGCTGCCGGCGGCGACGGCCCCCGGCTCGGCCCCGTCGGCTCAGCTGGAGGTCGTCCGCCCGTTCACGTTCGGCTCGCTCCCCGGCGGCGTCGGCGGCTTCCTGGCCCTGGGCGCCCTGGCCTTGCCGCTGATCCTCGCCCTGGTGATCCACCTGTGCTCGCCCCGCGGCAGCCGCGAGAGCTGGGCGGACCGCATGGCGGGCACGGGGCGGGGCAGCCTGGCGATCCTCCTGACCCTGCTCTCGATCCCGGGGGCGTTCCTGGTCGGGATGGCCGCCGGCCCCTGGTTCTGCGTCCCCGCCGCCCTCGGCCTGGCGATGGTCGGGTTGCCGGCCCTGTTCACGCCGGGGGCCCGCGTGGTGGGCCTCGGGCTGTCCTCGACGCTGCTCGTCGCGTTGGCCTCGGGGGTCGCGGCGCAGGCCCGCTGGGACGACATGACCGGGGCCCGACCGCCCCTGGAGGCGCCCGACTGGCGGGGCAGCCGCGAGGTCTGGCGCGACGCCTCGCACATCTTCCGCGAGTTCCCCGTGGTCGGCGTCGGCCTGGGGGCCTTCGGCGCGGTGCAGCCCTACTTCAAGGATCGCGACCTGGCCTCGAACACCGCCATGAGCAGCCTGCTGCAATGGTCGACCGAGGCGGGCCTGGTCGGGTTGGCGATTTTGGGCGTCGGGGCGCTCTGGTGCCTGGCCCGGATCCCCGGGAGTCTGAAGCGTCTCGGATCGATGGATCGATTCCTGGCGCATGGGTTGATCGGGGCGGCTTTGGCGCTTAGTCTATTGGCCGCCGTCCACTGGACGGTGGAATTGACGGCCGTGGCCGTATCCGCCAGCGCCCTGGGTGGGACCTGGAATCGCTGGCTGGCCGGCGGCACGGACCTGTTCGTCGAACGCGGCTGA